From Domibacillus sp. DTU_2020_1001157_1_SI_ALB_TIR_016, a single genomic window includes:
- a CDS encoding ribose-phosphate diphosphokinase — protein MSNQYLDPNLKIFSLNSNPALAQEIAEFIGVELGKCSVTRFSDGEVQINIEESIRGCDVYIVQSTSGPVNEHLMELLIMIDALKRASAKTINVVLPYYGYARQDRKARAREPITAKLVANLLETAGTTRLITLDLHAPQIQGFFDVPIDHLMGVPILGDYFKKKEFNKDEVVIVSPDHGGVTRARKLADRLKAPIAIIDKRRPRPNVAEVMNIVGNVEGKIAILIDDIIDTAGTITLAANAISESGAKEVYACCTHPVLSGPAMERIENSNIKELVVTNSIALASEKKTDKVVELSVAPLLGEAIIRVHEEQSVSTLFD, from the coding sequence ATGAGCAATCAGTATTTAGATCCAAACTTGAAAATCTTTTCGTTAAATTCAAATCCGGCACTTGCTCAGGAGATTGCAGAATTTATCGGAGTTGAACTTGGAAAATGTTCCGTTACCCGTTTCAGTGATGGTGAAGTACAAATTAACATTGAGGAAAGCATTCGCGGCTGCGACGTTTATATCGTTCAATCAACAAGCGGCCCGGTCAATGAACATTTGATGGAATTGCTCATTATGATTGATGCATTAAAAAGAGCGTCTGCCAAAACAATCAATGTTGTACTTCCGTACTACGGCTATGCACGCCAGGATCGTAAAGCGCGTGCCCGTGAGCCGATTACAGCCAAGCTTGTGGCAAATCTTCTTGAGACAGCAGGAACAACCCGTTTAATCACATTGGATCTTCATGCGCCTCAAATTCAAGGCTTCTTCGATGTACCAATCGATCACTTAATGGGTGTGCCGATCTTAGGTGATTATTTTAAGAAAAAAGAATTCAACAAAGACGAAGTGGTCATTGTATCGCCAGATCACGGCGGTGTAACACGTGCGCGTAAGCTGGCGGACCGTCTAAAAGCACCAATTGCCATTATTGACAAACGCCGTCCTCGCCCGAACGTTGCTGAAGTGATGAACATTGTCGGAAACGTCGAAGGAAAAATTGCGATTTTAATTGATGATATTATCGATACAGCAGGTACGATTACACTTGCAGCAAACGCTATTTCAGAAAGCGGAGCGAAAGAAGTATATGCGTGCTGTACACATCCAGTGCTTTCAGGTCCGGCAATGGAACGTATTGAGAACTCAAATATTAAAGAGCTCGTTGTGACAAACTCTATTGCACTTGCTTCTGAAAAGAAAACAGACAAGGTTGTTGAATTATCCGTGGCGCCGCTTCTTGGTGAAGCGATTATCCGCGTTCATGAAGAACAATCTGTCAGCACATTATTTGATTAA
- the rnmV gene encoding ribonuclease M5, with amino-acid sequence MKIKEIIVVEGKDDTVKIKLAVDADTIETRGSAVDDSVIEQIRHAQETRGVIILTDPDYPGQRIRSLIDEKVPGCRHAFLPKNEAIEKHGRGVGVEHASVESIRRALRHAQYTDEEAVEEITREDLVTAGLIGGPTAKSRREAIGQKLKIGYVNGKQLHKRLMMFQITGEQFAKALAEVLEEEQS; translated from the coding sequence ATGAAAATAAAAGAAATTATTGTAGTGGAAGGAAAAGACGATACCGTTAAAATTAAACTGGCGGTAGACGCCGATACGATTGAAACGCGCGGGTCGGCTGTGGATGACAGTGTGATCGAGCAAATTCGGCATGCCCAGGAAACGCGTGGTGTTATTATTTTAACAGACCCGGATTATCCCGGACAGCGCATTCGCAGTTTAATCGATGAAAAGGTACCGGGCTGCCGTCACGCTTTTCTGCCTAAAAATGAAGCCATTGAAAAGCACGGGCGCGGTGTAGGGGTTGAGCATGCGTCGGTTGAATCAATTCGCAGAGCGCTTCGTCATGCGCAGTATACAGATGAAGAAGCAGTGGAAGAAATAACGAGAGAGGACCTGGTCACAGCTGGCCTTATTGGTGGTCCAACGGCAAAATCACGCCGTGAAGCTATTGGACAAAAACTTAAAATCGGTTACGTAAACGGAAAACAGCTGCACAAGCGGCTGATGATGTTTCAGATCACAGGCGAGCAGTTCGCTAAAGCATTAGCGGAAGTGCTGGAGGAGGAACAATCATGA
- the glmU gene encoding bifunctional UDP-N-acetylglucosamine diphosphorylase/glucosamine-1-phosphate N-acetyltransferase GlmU, producing the protein MTNIYAVILAAGQGTRMKSKLYKVLHPVCGKPMVEHVIDQISDLHTEQIVTIVGHGAEMVKAQLGERSAYALQAEQLGTAHAVIQAESILGDKKGCTLVVCGDTPLIQTSTMEALVKHHEETGAKVTILTAHAEKPDGYGRIIRGADGSVSRIVEHKDASAEERAVKEINTGTYCFDNESLFRALKNVSNDNVQGEYYLPDVIEILKEAGETISAYQTESFDETLGVNDRVALSEAERIMRSRINEKHMRAGVTIIDPQNTYIGPDVVIGSDTVIHPGTVLSGDTSIGEDCVIGPNSEIAACQVGDRTVIRQSAAFESQIGSDVAIGPFAHIRPSSALADHVKIGNFVEIKKASFGEGSKASHLSYIGDANVGSDVNIGCGTITVNYDGKNKFLTTIEDGAFIGCNSNLIAPVTVRKGAYVAAGSTITSEVPEEAMAIARARQVNKENYVSKIFPK; encoded by the coding sequence ATGACGAATATCTACGCTGTCATTCTGGCTGCAGGACAGGGAACTCGCATGAAATCGAAGTTGTACAAAGTACTGCATCCAGTCTGTGGAAAGCCAATGGTAGAACATGTTATCGATCAAATTTCAGATTTACATACAGAGCAGATTGTAACCATTGTAGGCCATGGGGCTGAGATGGTAAAAGCGCAGCTGGGCGAACGTTCTGCGTACGCACTACAGGCAGAACAGCTTGGGACAGCACACGCTGTGATCCAGGCGGAATCGATTTTAGGAGACAAAAAAGGCTGCACGCTTGTTGTATGTGGAGATACACCACTTATTCAAACATCGACAATGGAAGCGCTCGTGAAGCATCATGAAGAAACAGGTGCAAAAGTTACGATTTTAACGGCTCACGCTGAAAAGCCGGATGGATATGGCCGCATTATTCGCGGTGCGGATGGTTCTGTCAGCCGGATTGTGGAACATAAAGATGCATCGGCAGAAGAACGGGCGGTAAAAGAAATTAATACAGGCACGTACTGCTTTGATAACGAATCGCTGTTTCGTGCGTTGAAAAATGTATCAAATGATAACGTACAAGGTGAATACTACTTACCAGACGTGATTGAAATCTTAAAAGAAGCAGGCGAAACGATTTCAGCGTATCAAACTGAAAGCTTTGATGAAACACTAGGTGTAAATGATCGTGTAGCCCTTAGCGAAGCAGAGCGAATTATGCGTTCACGTATCAATGAAAAGCATATGCGTGCAGGTGTAACAATCATTGATCCGCAGAATACTTATATCGGACCGGATGTTGTGATTGGTTCAGATACGGTAATTCACCCTGGCACGGTTCTTTCCGGCGATACGTCTATCGGCGAAGATTGCGTTATTGGACCAAACAGTGAAATTGCGGCGTGCCAAGTGGGAGACCGGACTGTTATTCGTCAGTCAGCGGCTTTTGAAAGCCAAATTGGTTCAGATGTAGCGATTGGGCCATTCGCACACATCCGTCCAAGCTCGGCACTTGCTGATCACGTGAAAATTGGAAACTTTGTCGAAATAAAGAAAGCATCGTTTGGCGAAGGAAGCAAAGCTTCTCATTTAAGTTATATTGGTGATGCGAATGTTGGCAGTGATGTAAACATTGGCTGCGGAACCATTACGGTAAACTACGATGGGAAAAACAAATTTTTAACAACGATTGAAGATGGTGCGTTCATCGGCTGCAATTCGAATTTAATTGCGCCGGTTACGGTAAGAAAAGGCGCTTATGTAGCAGCTGGATCTACGATCACAAGTGAAGTACCAGAAGAAGCGATGGCAATTGCACGGGCCCGTCAAGTGAATAAAGAAAATTATGTTTCAAAAATATTTCCAAAATAA
- the pth gene encoding aminoacyl-tRNA hydrolase: protein MKLIVGLGNPGAKYAGTRHNIGFDVIDELAKQLGAELTEAKHKGLYSVARKGLEKVILLKPLTYMNLSGESIGEVMRYYNIETDDVIVVYDDLDLPQGKIRLRERGSAGGHNGIKSTIAHLGTDQFKRVRVGIGRPDGPIKTVDYVLGKFSSEEQIAMNEAVQKSADACLYAIDHSFIEVMNEFNQ, encoded by the coding sequence ATGAAATTAATCGTAGGCCTTGGCAATCCAGGCGCGAAGTATGCTGGGACGCGGCATAATATCGGTTTCGATGTGATTGATGAACTAGCAAAGCAGCTCGGCGCAGAATTAACCGAAGCAAAGCATAAAGGGCTGTATAGCGTTGCTCGTAAAGGATTAGAAAAAGTCATTTTGCTAAAGCCGCTCACTTACATGAATTTGTCGGGTGAAAGCATTGGCGAAGTGATGCGTTATTATAATATTGAAACAGATGATGTGATCGTCGTATATGATGATCTTGATTTACCGCAGGGAAAAATAAGACTGCGCGAAAGAGGAAGTGCAGGCGGTCATAATGGCATCAAATCAACGATTGCTCATTTAGGCACCGATCAATTTAAGCGGGTGCGGGTAGGCATCGGCCGGCCGGACGGACCGATCAAAACGGTTGACTATGTGCTGGGCAAATTCAGCAGCGAGGAACAAATCGCGATGAATGAAGCCGTTCAAAAAAGTGCAGATGCTTGTTTGTATGCAATAGATCATTCATTTATTGAAGTCATGAACGAATTTAACCAATAA
- a CDS encoding AbrB/MazE/SpoVT family DNA-binding domain-containing protein: protein MKSTGIVRKVDELGRVVIPIELRRTLGIAEKDALEIYVDDDKIILKKYKPSMTCQVTGEVSDDNIKLADGKLILSHEGAELLMKEIQEAFKSGK, encoded by the coding sequence ATGAAATCAACAGGAATTGTACGTAAAGTTGACGAACTCGGCCGAGTTGTTATTCCAATTGAATTGCGCCGCACATTGGGCATCGCTGAAAAAGATGCACTTGAAATTTACGTGGATGACGATAAAATCATCCTTAAAAAGTACAAGCCAAGCATGACTTGCCAAGTAACAGGCGAAGTATCTGATGACAACATCAAGCTTGCTGACGGCAAATTGATCCTTAGCCATGAAGGCGCTGAACTTCTTATGAAAGAAATTCAGGAAGCATTCAAAAGCGGCAAGTAA
- a CDS encoding LysM peptidoglycan-binding domain-containing protein yields MRIHVVRSGDLLWRIARQYRIDPALIVRANDLEQPDRLVIGQALVIPEPYFQYLVQPGDTLGNIGSTYGVTVQEILQLNRLNNPSAIYPGQILTIPVIYHTVMAGESLSVIASRYGTTVQSIVQVNRLTAPSRLYIGQVLRIPAPTKPVIDVNAFTYAFGQTGAREVREVAYDLTYISPFAYRMQEDGGLEPIDDTPAIEAARSNGVVPMMAITNFSSTEAGTELAHTILSSPTLVETLLTNVIDMMREKGYSGVNIDFENVAPEDRQFYNRFLERAVERLHAEGYFVSSSLAPKTSGEQRGLLVEAQDYPAHGRILDFVVLMTYEWGYRKGPPQAISPINQMKRVLDYAVTVIPRNKILLGFQIYARDWLLPHREGQEAETFDMQEAIRRAIRYGAEIKYDQVSQSPYYRYVDNNGRSHEVWFEDARSAKAKFDLVNTYNLRGLSYWVLGYPFPQNWELLGDTFIVRKR; encoded by the coding sequence ATGAGAATCCATGTAGTGAGAAGCGGAGATTTACTCTGGCGTATTGCCCGGCAATACCGAATAGATCCTGCCCTTATCGTTCGAGCTAATGATCTTGAACAGCCGGATCGGCTGGTGATTGGCCAGGCACTGGTGATTCCCGAACCTTATTTTCAGTACCTTGTTCAGCCTGGGGATACCCTTGGAAACATTGGGAGTACGTACGGTGTAACGGTTCAAGAAATACTGCAGCTAAACCGACTCAACAATCCTTCTGCTATTTATCCAGGACAAATACTTACGATTCCAGTGATTTATCATACCGTAATGGCCGGGGAGAGTCTTTCTGTTATCGCCAGCCGCTATGGAACAACCGTTCAATCAATCGTTCAGGTTAATCGATTAACAGCACCGTCACGTCTTTATATCGGCCAGGTTTTAAGAATTCCAGCCCCAACAAAGCCCGTCATTGATGTAAATGCTTTTACATATGCATTTGGTCAGACAGGAGCCAGAGAAGTACGTGAAGTCGCTTATGATTTAACGTATATCAGTCCATTTGCATATAGGATGCAGGAAGACGGCGGTCTCGAACCAATTGATGATACTCCTGCTATAGAAGCTGCCCGCTCAAATGGCGTTGTTCCCATGATGGCTATTACAAATTTTTCAAGTACAGAAGCAGGAACCGAACTTGCCCACACGATCCTTTCAAGCCCAACTTTAGTTGAAACACTGTTAACGAATGTAATAGATATGATGAGAGAAAAAGGATACAGCGGTGTGAATATCGACTTTGAAAACGTAGCACCGGAGGATCGCCAGTTTTATAACCGATTTCTTGAAAGAGCGGTAGAACGGCTGCATGCTGAAGGTTATTTTGTTTCTTCTTCTCTTGCTCCAAAAACGAGCGGTGAACAGAGGGGATTGTTAGTTGAAGCGCAGGATTACCCGGCACACGGGCGCATTCTTGATTTTGTTGTGTTGATGACATATGAGTGGGGATATCGCAAAGGACCTCCGCAGGCTATTTCACCTATTAACCAAATGAAGCGTGTTCTCGATTATGCGGTAACGGTTATTCCAAGAAATAAAATCCTGCTCGGTTTTCAAATTTACGCCCGGGATTGGCTTTTGCCTCACAGAGAAGGACAGGAAGCGGAAACATTCGATATGCAGGAAGCCATCAGGCGTGCGATTCGATATGGAGCAGAGATAAAATATGATCAGGTGAGTCAGTCACCTTATTACCGTTACGTAGACAATAATGGACGGTCTCATGAGGTTTGGTTTGAAGACGCACGCAGTGCAAAAGCAAAATTCGACCTGGTCAACACGTATAACCTTAGAGGACTCAGTTACTGGGTGCTTGGTTATCCATTTCCCCAAAACTGGGAACTTCTTGGGGATACATTTATTGTGCGGAAGAGGTAA
- the purR gene encoding pur operon repressor: MKFRRSERIIDMTHYLLEHPHQLVSLTLFANRFGSAKSSISEDLAIIKETFEKRGIGTLQTVPGAAGGVKFYARVDRESAKEFITDLCRQIENPDRLLPGGYLYIMDLLGNPAVMNKIGKLLASAYADKKIDAVMTVATKGIPIAHAIAAHLNVPVVVVRRDSKVTEGPTVSINYVSGSTKRIQAMVLSKRSLKEGSKVLLVDDFMKGGGTINGMISLLAEFNASVAGIAVLVEAEYPDCLIEDYISLVKLKDVDEKSAAISIVEGNYFEKNTEFLQGESE; encoded by the coding sequence ATGAAGTTTCGTCGAAGTGAACGTATTATTGATATGACACATTATTTGCTCGAACATCCGCATCAGCTTGTGTCACTGACTCTTTTTGCCAATCGGTTCGGTTCTGCCAAGTCTTCGATCAGTGAAGACTTGGCCATTATTAAAGAAACGTTTGAAAAACGTGGTATCGGCACACTGCAAACGGTTCCGGGAGCAGCAGGCGGTGTAAAATTCTATGCCCGTGTTGACAGGGAAAGCGCAAAGGAATTTATTACCGATTTGTGCCGGCAGATTGAAAACCCGGACCGCCTTCTGCCAGGCGGCTATCTGTACATCATGGATCTGCTTGGAAATCCTGCTGTGATGAATAAGATCGGCAAGCTTCTTGCTTCCGCCTATGCAGACAAAAAAATTGATGCGGTCATGACGGTCGCCACAAAAGGGATCCCGATTGCACATGCCATTGCGGCACATTTAAATGTGCCGGTTGTTGTCGTGCGCCGTGACAGTAAAGTAACGGAAGGGCCGACTGTCAGCATCAATTATGTCTCTGGTTCTACAAAACGCATTCAGGCGATGGTGCTTTCTAAGCGCAGTTTAAAAGAAGGATCAAAAGTGCTTTTGGTCGACGACTTTATGAAAGGCGGCGGCACCATCAATGGGATGATCAGCCTGCTGGCTGAGTTTAACGCTTCTGTCGCAGGTATTGCTGTTTTAGTGGAAGCGGAATATCCGGATTGCTTGATTGAGGATTATATTTCACTCGTGAAGCTGAAGGATGTAGATGAAAAAAGCGCAGCGATCTCTATAGTGGAAGGCAACTATTTTGAAAAAAATACTGAATTTTTACAGGGGGAATCAGAATGA
- a CDS encoding RidA family protein yields MNIVNTKKAPAAIGPYVQGVVVNNLFYSSGQIPLTAEGTLVEGTIEEQTHQVFANLKAVLEEAGASLETVVKATVFLSDMNEFVPFNEVYGEYFSAHKPARSCVEVARLPKDVKVEIEVIALVRA; encoded by the coding sequence ATGAACATTGTAAACACAAAAAAAGCACCGGCTGCTATCGGCCCGTATGTACAAGGCGTTGTGGTTAACAACTTGTTTTACAGTTCCGGCCAAATCCCTTTAACAGCTGAAGGAACACTTGTGGAAGGAACGATTGAAGAACAGACACATCAAGTGTTTGCCAATTTAAAAGCTGTGCTGGAAGAAGCAGGCGCTTCTCTTGAAACGGTTGTGAAAGCGACTGTTTTCTTATCGGATATGAACGAGTTCGTTCCATTCAATGAAGTGTATGGTGAATATTTCTCGGCGCATAAACCAGCCCGTTCATGCGTAGAAGTCGCTCGTCTTCCAAAAGACGTAAAAGTAGAAATTGAAGTAATTGCACTTGTAAGAGCATAA
- a CDS encoding TatD family hydrolase, translating to MLFDTHVHLNADQFQEDIEEVIGRAQEAGVHRMVVVGFDRLTIERAMELIEKYDFLYAAVGWHPVDAIDMTDEDLAWIEELAAHPKVVAIGEMGLDYHWDKSPKDIQKDVFRRQIALAKRVKLPIVIHNREATQDIVDILKEEGAEEVGGIMHCFSGSAETALECVKMNFYISLGGPVTFKNAKKPKEVAEAVPLEKLLIETDCPYLAPHPYRGKRNEPAYVKLVAQEIAALKGITYEEVAAATTQNANTLFQLK from the coding sequence ATGCTGTTTGATACACACGTTCATTTAAATGCAGATCAGTTTCAAGAAGATATAGAAGAAGTAATCGGGCGCGCGCAGGAAGCGGGCGTCCACCGAATGGTCGTTGTCGGGTTTGACAGGCTGACGATCGAGCGGGCTATGGAGCTTATTGAAAAGTATGACTTTCTTTATGCTGCAGTGGGCTGGCATCCGGTTGATGCGATCGATATGACCGATGAAGACCTGGCTTGGATTGAAGAGCTGGCAGCTCATCCAAAAGTTGTCGCAATAGGAGAAATGGGTCTCGATTATCATTGGGATAAGTCACCGAAAGACATACAGAAGGATGTGTTTCGCCGTCAGATCGCTCTGGCAAAACGAGTGAAGCTGCCGATTGTCATTCATAACCGGGAAGCAACACAGGACATTGTTGATATCTTAAAAGAAGAAGGCGCGGAAGAAGTGGGCGGCATTATGCATTGTTTCAGCGGCAGTGCGGAGACAGCCCTTGAATGTGTTAAAATGAATTTTTACATTTCTCTTGGCGGTCCGGTTACGTTTAAAAATGCAAAAAAGCCGAAAGAAGTAGCCGAAGCCGTGCCGCTTGAGAAGCTGCTTATTGAAACGGACTGCCCGTACTTAGCGCCGCACCCTTACCGCGGAAAACGAAATGAACCTGCTTACGTCAAGCTCGTAGCCCAGGAGATCGCTGCACTAAAGGGAATTACGTACGAGGAAGTAGCAGCTGCAACCACTCAAAACGCCAATACATTGTTTCAACTTAAATAA
- the spoVG gene encoding septation regulator SpoVG translates to MEITDIRLRRVQTDGRMRAIASITFDGEFVIHDIRVIDGNNGLFVAMPSKRTPEGEFRDIAHPINSGTRGKIQDTVLGEYHRICKLEQEELVVLEEA, encoded by the coding sequence GTGGAAATAACAGATATAAGATTACGACGTGTTCAAACGGATGGACGAATGAGAGCGATCGCATCAATCACATTTGACGGGGAGTTTGTTATTCATGACATTCGCGTGATTGATGGCAACAACGGCCTGTTTGTGGCTATGCCAAGTAAACGAACGCCGGAGGGAGAATTCCGCGACATTGCGCACCCCATCAATTCCGGAACCCGCGGAAAAATTCAAGATACCGTTCTTGGTGAATACCACCGTATCTGCAAATTAGAGCAGGAAGAACTGGTTGTGCTTGAAGAAGCATAA
- the rsmA gene encoding 16S rRNA (adenine(1518)-N(6)/adenine(1519)-N(6))-dimethyltransferase RsmA produces the protein MMKDIATPSRTKDILARHGFSFKKSLGQNFLIDPNILQRITETAELTKETGVIEIGPGIGALTEHLARSAGKVVAFEIDQRLLPILDETLAPYDNVTVINEDVLKADVKGVVEREFAGFDRLMVVANLPYYVTTPIIMKLLEDKIPVNGFVVMLQKEVGDRISARPSSKEYGSLSIAVQYYTEASIAFIVPKTVFMPPPNVDSAIIKLDVRSKPAVSVEDEDFFFLVTRTSFAQRRKTILNNLVNGLPGGKEKKEAIIEALEEAGIEPSRRGETLSLAEFAALAKALADKGISQ, from the coding sequence ATCATGAAGGATATTGCAACACCCTCGCGGACAAAGGACATTCTGGCCCGTCATGGTTTTTCATTTAAGAAAAGCCTCGGTCAAAATTTCTTGATTGACCCGAATATATTACAGCGAATCACAGAAACAGCCGAGCTGACAAAAGAAACCGGTGTAATTGAAATTGGACCGGGAATCGGGGCCCTTACAGAGCATTTAGCACGTTCTGCCGGAAAAGTGGTCGCATTTGAAATTGACCAGCGCCTGCTGCCTATTTTGGATGAAACGCTAGCACCGTACGATAATGTCACCGTTATTAATGAAGATGTGTTAAAAGCAGATGTAAAAGGAGTAGTAGAGCGGGAGTTTGCCGGATTTGACCGCTTAATGGTTGTCGCAAACCTTCCTTATTACGTGACAACACCGATTATTATGAAGCTGCTTGAAGACAAAATACCGGTAAACGGATTTGTGGTGATGCTGCAAAAAGAAGTAGGCGACCGTATTTCGGCCCGTCCGTCTTCAAAAGAATATGGATCGCTTTCGATTGCTGTCCAATATTATACAGAAGCCTCCATTGCATTCATTGTCCCAAAAACGGTGTTTATGCCGCCTCCAAATGTGGATTCTGCCATTATTAAACTTGATGTGCGCAGTAAGCCGGCCGTCTCTGTAGAAGACGAAGACTTCTTTTTCCTTGTCACGCGGACATCGTTTGCCCAGCGTCGGAAAACGATTTTAAACAACCTTGTCAACGGTCTTCCGGGAGGAAAAGAAAAAAAAGAAGCGATTATCGAAGCACTTGAGGAAGCAGGCATTGAGCCATCGAGACGCGGTGAAACGTTGTCACTGGCTGAATTTGCTGCATTGGCTAAGGCATTAGCAGACAAAGGAATAAGCCAATAA
- the ispE gene encoding 4-(cytidine 5'-diphospho)-2-C-methyl-D-erythritol kinase has translation MKLMIKAPAKINLTLDVLHKRPDGYHEVEMIMTTVDLADRLELESLNKNEIRIISHNRFVPDDSRNLAYQAARLLKDRYGIKKGVSIQIDKIIPVAAGLAGGSSDAAAALKGLNQLWGLGLSLDELAEIGAEIGSDVSFCVYGGTALATGRGEKIEHLPAPPNCWVVLAKPTIGVSTGEVYKNLKLDRMKRPDTRAMIDAIKESNYEKMCRNMGNVLESVTLHAHPEVALIKEQMIRFGADAVLMSGSGPTVFGLIRHDSRMHRVYNCLRGFCDQVYAVRMLGDTDLVD, from the coding sequence ATGAAATTAATGATTAAAGCGCCGGCGAAAATTAATTTAACACTCGATGTGCTGCATAAACGGCCGGACGGTTACCACGAAGTAGAAATGATTATGACGACAGTTGATTTAGCAGACCGGCTTGAGCTGGAAAGCTTAAATAAAAATGAAATCCGAATCATTTCCCATAATCGGTTTGTTCCGGATGACAGCCGAAATCTCGCTTATCAGGCAGCCAGGCTGTTAAAGGATCGATACGGCATTAAAAAAGGTGTATCTATTCAAATCGACAAAATCATTCCGGTTGCCGCAGGGCTGGCAGGCGGCAGCAGTGATGCGGCAGCGGCACTCAAAGGATTGAACCAGCTGTGGGGCCTTGGCCTGTCACTCGACGAGCTTGCGGAGATTGGAGCAGAGATCGGTTCGGATGTTTCATTTTGCGTCTATGGAGGCACAGCGCTTGCGACAGGGCGCGGTGAAAAAATTGAACATCTGCCGGCTCCGCCCAACTGCTGGGTTGTTTTAGCTAAGCCGACGATTGGCGTTTCAACCGGTGAGGTGTATAAGAATTTAAAATTGGACCGCATGAAGCGGCCGGACACACGTGCGATGATCGATGCCATCAAAGAAAGCAATTATGAGAAAATGTGCCGGAATATGGGTAACGTTCTGGAATCTGTCACCCTTCATGCTCATCCCGAAGTCGCTCTGATTAAAGAGCAGATGATTCGTTTCGGAGCGGATGCTGTACTGATGAGCGGCAGCGGTCCGACAGTGTTTGGTTTGATCCGTCATGATTCCCGCATGCATCGGGTGTACAACTGCCTGCGTGGATTTTGTGACCAGGTATACGCAGTACGTATGCTTGGGGATACCGACCTGGTTGATTAA
- a CDS encoding 50S ribosomal protein L25/general stress protein Ctc, with amino-acid sequence MTTLQAKKREGFTRAALTEIRTSGSFPAVVYGKGVESKPVSVEEAEFIKTIREVGRNGLISLQVDGSQHDVILQEYQQDPIKGFIVHADFLAVDRSSEITSQVRVDLEGEAAGAKEGGVIQQPLFELNVTAKVSEFPENVTVDVSELSIGDSISVGDIRTKYAFVIENEDEETIVSVLPPQKIEEETEEGADEAAEAEETDVPAEEETKEA; translated from the coding sequence ATGACTACATTACAAGCCAAAAAACGTGAAGGATTTACAAGAGCAGCACTAACGGAGATTCGTACATCAGGTTCTTTTCCCGCTGTTGTATACGGAAAAGGAGTAGAATCAAAACCGGTTTCTGTAGAGGAAGCTGAATTTATTAAAACGATCCGTGAAGTGGGAAGAAACGGATTGATTTCATTGCAAGTAGATGGAAGTCAGCATGACGTAATTCTGCAGGAATATCAGCAGGATCCAATCAAAGGATTTATCGTCCATGCAGATTTTCTTGCAGTTGACCGTTCTTCTGAAATTACATCACAAGTACGTGTTGACCTTGAAGGGGAAGCGGCCGGAGCGAAAGAAGGCGGCGTCATTCAGCAGCCGTTGTTCGAATTAAACGTGACGGCAAAAGTATCCGAATTCCCGGAGAACGTAACAGTGGACGTATCAGAACTTTCAATCGGCGATTCGATCTCGGTTGGCGACATTCGCACTAAGTACGCCTTCGTCATCGAAAACGAAGATGAAGAAACGATCGTTTCCGTTCTTCCTCCACAAAAAATTGAAGAAGAAACAGAAGAAGGTGCGGATGAAGCTGCAGAAGCAGAAGAAACAGACGTACCTGCTGAAGAGGAAACAAAAGAGGCGTAA
- the veg gene encoding biofilm formation stimulator Veg: protein MPKTLADIKKTLDCHLGKRLLLKANGGRRKTVERSGILTETYPAVFVVELDQDENSFERVSYSYADILTETVELTFEDTAAGSAV, encoded by the coding sequence ATGCCGAAAACATTAGCTGACATTAAAAAAACGCTTGATTGTCATTTGGGTAAAAGATTATTGCTAAAAGCAAATGGTGGACGTCGGAAGACCGTTGAGCGTTCTGGTATTTTAACGGAGACGTATCCTGCTGTTTTTGTTGTAGAACTTGATCAGGACGAGAATTCATTTGAACGCGTTTCTTACAGTTACGCGGATATACTCACTGAGACAGTGGAACTAACATTTGAAGATACGGCGGCAGGCAGCGCAGTATAA